The window GGCGACGATCTTCACCCCGTAGGACCCGGGCGGCAGAAGCGTGCCGCCGTCGTCCCTGCCGTCCCAGGCGACGTCGAGCGGACCTTCGGCTGCTGCGCCGAGGCGCAGGGTACGCACGGTGTTTCCTGCTTCGTCCTGGATCGTTACGGTGACGCTGGCAGCTGGTGCGTCGAGGTTCGCCACCACGGTGGCGCCGCTCTCGCCGAGCTGGATCTCGTCTGTGCGGTAGAGCACCTCCCTGCCGACGAGGCCTGCCGCCGCGGTCTGGTTGTTGGCGGCCTGCGCGACGAGGAGTGCGTCGAGGCGTCCCTCTACCCCCTGGAGGAGCTCGACGTTGGCGAACTGCGCCAGCTGGGCCACGAAATCCTTGCTGTCCATCGGGGCGGTCGGATCCTGGTTGCTCAGCTGCGTCACCAGCAGCTTCACGAACTCGTCCTTGCCCAGGCTGTTC of the Vulgatibacter sp. genome contains:
- a CDS encoding flagellar hook assembly protein FlgD, which gives rise to MNASAIGASSTGGAAESKNSLGKDEFVKLLVTQLSNQDPTAPMDSKDFVAQLAQFANVELLQGVEGRLDALLVAQAANNQTAAAGLVGREVLYRTDEIQLGESGATVVANLDAPAASVTVTIQDEAGNTVRTLRLGAAAEGPLDVAWDGRDDGGTLLPPGSYGVKIVAADTDGASVPVEQHARGVAHGVSFENGFPELLIGTTRIKLSEIVELHTA